A single genomic interval of Desulfolucanica intricata harbors:
- the lpdA gene encoding dihydrolipoyl dehydrogenase — translation MTYKAVVIGGGPGGYVAAIRIAQLGGKVAVVEKDKLGGTCLNRGCIPTKSLIAAVDKLKAVEDAAEFGIEVNKPVIDFGKVQARKAEVVEKLVSGINFLFNKNKVELFTGIAKIKAPGVVEVEHNGENRELQCENIVIATGSSPALIKALGYNGSTIITSEEALQLNKVPKSLLIIGAGVIGCEFAHIYGSLGSEITMVETVPSILSIQDKDISRRMHSIFKKKKFNIRTNTTIKKIEEVDGGIKAELENGDILTAEKALISIGRTLNTKNLGLEEVGIEFGDRGQILVNDQMQTNIKGIYAIGDVIMKYQLAHVASAQGIVAAENIMGLESTMDYNAVPSCIFTSPEIASVGMTEQQVKDKGIPVKTGKFNFMANGKALSMGEGEGFVKIVTNAETDVVLGVHIIGPHASDLIAEAALAVKNGLTAKDLATTIHAHPTLAEAIMEAAENVHGLSIHG, via the coding sequence ATGACCTACAAAGCTGTAGTTATAGGTGGTGGTCCCGGCGGTTATGTAGCTGCCATTAGAATAGCCCAGCTGGGCGGAAAGGTAGCCGTCGTAGAAAAGGACAAATTAGGCGGGACCTGTTTAAATAGAGGCTGTATCCCCACCAAATCACTGATTGCTGCGGTAGATAAGCTAAAAGCTGTGGAGGATGCGGCTGAATTTGGTATTGAAGTTAATAAACCGGTAATTGATTTTGGCAAAGTCCAGGCCAGAAAAGCAGAAGTGGTAGAAAAGTTGGTTAGTGGTATTAACTTTTTATTTAATAAAAATAAAGTCGAGCTTTTTACAGGTATTGCTAAAATTAAAGCACCCGGTGTGGTGGAAGTTGAGCACAACGGTGAGAACCGGGAACTGCAGTGTGAAAATATTGTGATTGCCACCGGCTCCAGTCCGGCTTTAATCAAAGCCTTAGGTTATAACGGAAGCACCATCATCACCAGCGAAGAAGCCTTACAGTTAAATAAAGTACCCAAAAGCCTTCTGATTATCGGTGCCGGTGTAATTGGTTGTGAATTTGCCCATATTTATGGTAGTCTGGGATCTGAGATAACAATGGTGGAGACAGTACCCAGTATTTTATCAATTCAGGATAAAGACATTTCCCGCCGTATGCATTCTATCTTTAAAAAGAAAAAGTTCAATATCAGAACCAATACAACAATTAAGAAGATTGAAGAGGTGGACGGTGGTATCAAAGCAGAGTTAGAAAACGGTGACATCCTCACTGCTGAGAAAGCGCTAATTTCCATCGGCCGCACGCTCAATACCAAAAATCTGGGATTAGAAGAGGTTGGCATCGAATTTGGCGATCGAGGCCAGATTTTGGTTAATGACCAAATGCAGACCAATATAAAAGGTATCTATGCCATCGGTGATGTAATCATGAAGTACCAGTTAGCCCACGTGGCTTCAGCCCAGGGCATTGTTGCCGCAGAAAATATTATGGGTTTAGAGTCCACTATGGATTATAATGCCGTTCCCAGCTGCATTTTCACCAGTCCCGAGATAGCCTCAGTAGGGATGACTGAGCAGCAGGTCAAAGATAAAGGTATACCGGTTAAGACCGGTAAATTCAACTTTATGGCCAATGGTAAGGCCTTAAGCATGGGCGAAGGAGAAGGTTTTGTTAAGATTGTGACCAACGCTGAAACCGATGTAGTTTTAGGTGTTCATATCATAGGCCCCCATGCTTCCGATTTAATTGCTGAAGCTGCTCTGGCCGTTAAAAATGGTCTTACAGCTAAGGATCTGGCAACCACCATCCATGCGCATCCCACTCTGGCTGAAGCAATCATGGAAGCTGCGGAGAATGTGCATGGCTTAAGTATTCATGGTTAA
- the tatA gene encoding twin-arginine translocase TatA/TatE family subunit: MFNGLFQPTHLILILVVVLIIFGPGKLPEVGKAIGKGVRELRKATSEELSEKKEQPQCSEETGTSVAVVNTTNSTNVK, translated from the coding sequence ATGTTTAATGGTCTCTTTCAACCGACTCATTTAATTCTTATTCTTGTGGTGGTACTTATTATTTTTGGTCCCGGCAAACTGCCTGAGGTAGGTAAGGCCATTGGTAAAGGTGTTCGTGAGCTTAGAAAAGCCACTTCAGAAGAATTAAGTGAGAAAAAAGAACAGCCCCAGTGCTCTGAAGAAACCGGTACTTCTGTTGCTGTAGTGAACACTACAAATAGCACCAATGTTAAATAA
- the tatC gene encoding twin-arginine translocase subunit TatC produces MTVIQHLEELRRVLIVSIIATLVMAVVCWAYSDWILKLLLEPITAAGHELIYIGVTEAVMTKIKLACFLGFIVALPITLWQFWSFIMPALRKIEKIYFTLFVLVSFLFFIGGVLFGFLVVFRLCVRFLLQFGGPELIPMLTIGKYVSFTINFLLPFGLIFEIPLASFFLAKLGVISYRLMVKGRKMAILISVVISSALIASPDIFSVLLMAAPMYLLYELSAVIVKLVEWSKARKLKREKQLVVAE; encoded by the coding sequence ATGACTGTAATTCAACACCTGGAGGAGCTGCGCCGGGTGCTTATAGTTTCTATTATAGCTACCCTGGTTATGGCTGTGGTTTGCTGGGCCTATAGTGACTGGATTCTAAAACTATTACTGGAACCGATCACCGCTGCCGGCCATGAGTTAATCTACATTGGAGTTACCGAGGCGGTAATGACTAAAATTAAGCTGGCCTGTTTTTTAGGGTTTATTGTGGCACTGCCGATTACTCTCTGGCAGTTCTGGAGTTTTATTATGCCGGCGCTGCGTAAAATAGAAAAAATTTATTTTACTTTGTTTGTATTGGTATCTTTCTTATTTTTTATCGGCGGAGTACTCTTTGGTTTTCTGGTAGTATTTCGTTTGTGTGTCAGGTTTCTACTTCAATTTGGTGGCCCGGAACTGATTCCTATGTTGACTATTGGTAAATACGTATCTTTTACCATAAACTTTCTGCTGCCTTTCGGTCTAATCTTTGAAATTCCCCTGGCTTCCTTCTTTTTGGCCAAGCTGGGGGTAATTAGCTATCGCTTGATGGTTAAAGGGCGTAAGATGGCCATTTTAATATCTGTGGTAATTTCTTCGGCCCTAATAGCTTCTCCCGATATTTTTTCAGTATTACTCATGGCTGCGCCCATGTATCTTCTGTATGAACTAAGTGCAGTTATTGTGAAATTAGTAGAGTGGTCCAAGGCCCGTAAGCTTAAACGGGAGAAACAGTTAGTGGTGGCAGAATAG
- the lipA gene encoding lipoyl synthase — protein MNKRKPDWLRVKLQGAEKTHEVKEMLNRLSLHTVCQEANCPNLIECFGRKTATFMILGSVCTRNCTFCNVTKGITQTVDPEEPNHVFEAVKELGLKHVVITSVTRDDLPDGGAGHFARVIGKLRATDVIVEVLIPDFQGDRKALATVIRAKPHILNHNIETVPRLYPTVRPKARYNRSLELLKNSKEFDNGIFTKSGIMVGLGEQEEEVIAVLRDLRAVDCDLLTIGQYLAPSAKHHEVIEYIHPDRFKKYKEIAYKMGFKYVASDPLVRSSYHAADVSHIF, from the coding sequence ATGAATAAGCGGAAACCGGACTGGCTAAGGGTGAAATTGCAGGGAGCAGAAAAAACCCATGAGGTTAAGGAAATGCTCAATCGATTATCACTGCATACCGTATGCCAAGAGGCTAACTGCCCCAACCTCATTGAATGTTTCGGACGTAAAACAGCCACTTTTATGATTTTAGGCAGCGTGTGTACACGCAACTGCACCTTTTGTAATGTCACCAAGGGCATTACCCAAACCGTTGATCCGGAGGAACCGAACCATGTGTTTGAAGCGGTTAAGGAACTGGGCTTAAAACATGTTGTCATCACTTCAGTTACCCGAGATGATCTTCCCGACGGCGGTGCCGGGCACTTCGCCCGGGTGATTGGGAAACTTAGGGCAACCGATGTAATCGTGGAGGTGCTGATTCCGGATTTTCAGGGTGATCGTAAAGCCTTGGCTACGGTTATCAGAGCTAAGCCCCATATTTTAAATCACAATATCGAGACAGTACCCCGGTTATACCCTACTGTACGCCCCAAAGCAAGGTATAACCGTTCACTGGAGTTATTGAAAAATTCCAAGGAATTCGATAACGGCATTTTCACCAAATCAGGAATTATGGTAGGCTTAGGTGAACAGGAGGAAGAAGTTATCGCAGTACTGCGTGATTTACGGGCCGTCGATTGTGATCTATTAACCATCGGCCAGTACCTGGCCCCCTCGGCTAAACATCACGAAGTCATCGAGTATATTCATCCGGACCGGTTTAAAAAATATAAAGAAATAGCCTATAAAATGGGCTTTAAATATGTGGCTTCCGACCCGCTGGTCAGAAGTTCCTATCACGCGGCAGATGTTTCCCATATTTTTTAA
- the lipB gene encoding lipoyl(octanoyl) transferase LipB, whose amino-acid sequence MELLVVILGETDYLESLQMQERLLQLRQQDQVPDIMLLLQHPPTLTLGTRENRHNILTPEEVLQQQGVKIYKSNRGGDVTYHGPGQIVGYPILNLNGHGKSVRVYVNKLEEVFIQLLKDEYGLTAGRDRQYTGVWIGNEKITAIGCAVKRWVTMHGFAFNVNTNLSHFNWINPCGITDRGVTSLEKILGQSQDMDKVYRQVVTYFSLVFNCKPQLIDRQHLQDILGGQAHE is encoded by the coding sequence GTGGAACTACTAGTTGTAATACTGGGAGAGACAGATTACTTGGAATCTTTACAAATGCAAGAACGGCTGCTGCAATTACGCCAGCAGGATCAAGTGCCGGATATCATGCTCTTGTTGCAGCATCCACCCACCTTAACTTTAGGTACCAGAGAAAATCGACACAATATCCTTACACCCGAAGAGGTGTTACAACAGCAAGGGGTTAAAATCTATAAATCTAATCGGGGCGGTGATGTTACTTATCACGGTCCCGGTCAGATTGTCGGTTACCCTATACTTAATCTAAACGGCCATGGTAAGAGTGTTCGAGTTTATGTGAATAAATTAGAAGAGGTCTTTATTCAGTTACTAAAGGATGAATATGGCCTTACAGCCGGAAGGGATAGACAATACACCGGTGTCTGGATTGGTAATGAGAAAATCACTGCCATTGGTTGTGCAGTTAAACGCTGGGTGACCATGCACGGTTTTGCTTTTAATGTAAACACCAACTTGAGTCATTTTAACTGGATCAATCCCTGCGGCATTACCGACAGGGGCGTTACTTCGCTGGAAAAAATTTTGGGACAATCCCAGGACATGGACAAGGTTTACAGGCAGGTTGTAACATACTTTAGCCTGGTTTTTAACTGCAAACCTCAGCTTATTGACCGGCAGCACTTACAAGATATTTTAGGAGGTCAAGCGCATGAATAA
- a CDS encoding acetate uptake transporter, translating to MKSGVTHVKQVNADPSAIGLFGLAMVTLVASSQKLGWTDGVSFVVPWAIFLGASAQLLASLKDFKHNNTFGATAFGAYAFFWYSVALSWLTQLGVFGAQAAAAVDAKQLGFAFLGYLIFTLYMTIGAMETHKVLFIIFVLIDFLFIGLTFSTFGINEHFFHNLAAYSELILSIFSFYASAAAVLNTHFGKTFLPVGRPFGIFK from the coding sequence TTGAAATCCGGAGTAACTCATGTTAAGCAGGTTAATGCAGATCCCAGTGCAATTGGCTTATTCGGTTTGGCCATGGTCACTTTGGTAGCAAGTTCACAGAAATTGGGCTGGACCGACGGAGTTTCCTTTGTTGTTCCTTGGGCAATTTTCCTGGGAGCAAGTGCCCAATTGCTAGCTTCCTTGAAAGATTTTAAACATAACAATACCTTCGGTGCTACAGCCTTTGGTGCTTATGCATTCTTCTGGTATTCTGTAGCTCTGAGCTGGTTAACACAACTAGGTGTATTCGGTGCTCAGGCAGCCGCTGCAGTAGATGCCAAACAGTTAGGTTTTGCTTTTTTAGGATATTTAATTTTTACTCTCTATATGACTATAGGCGCAATGGAAACTCACAAGGTTTTATTTATTATTTTTGTATTAATTGATTTCTTATTTATCGGGTTAACATTTAGCACTTTCGGTATCAACGAACATTTCTTCCATAATCTTGCCGCTTATTCTGAATTAATACTTTCAATTTTCTCCTTCTATGCCTCTGCCGCAGCAGTTTTAAACACTCATTTTGGAAAAACCTTTTTGCCGGTAGGCAGGCCATTTGGAATATTTAAATAA
- a CDS encoding [FeFe] hydrogenase, group A produces the protein MDEQIKEEKELTRRGFLKMMGGLGLAGLTMSLTGCDINSQPNYAGGDGWMPHQYQVAGEWPAQVRGRVPITPDNPSIIRDDQKCILCGQCLEVCKNTQTIFGHYGLPLVNEIVCVNCGQCTLWCPTGAIAERDDTEKVLKAIRDPGKVVVVQTAPATRVALGEEFGLAPGTWVMGQQVAALRRLGFDVIFDTNFTADLTIMEEATELIKRVKGDLKKPLPQFTSCCPGWIKFCEYFYPDLLPNLSSCKSPQQMLGALTKTYFAKEKGIDPRKIFSVSIMPCTAKKFEVQRPEMNDSGYQDVDVVLTTRELARLLKKQNIDLTKLPAEDYDQLMGKSTGGAIIFGATGGVMESAVRTAYFFITQTPPPAGLFRLTPIRGLEGVKEAAVNVPGVGEIRVAVCHGMGNAREILEAVRKGNAPWHFVEFMCCPGGCQSGGGQPRTAVPPSDAVRIKRIASLYNADAGMVLRESHENPEILTIYQSFLKHPMSELAEKLLHTEYVSRSNCLNPLKPAKAI, from the coding sequence ATGGATGAACAAATTAAAGAGGAAAAAGAGCTTACCAGACGCGGGTTTTTAAAAATGATGGGGGGACTGGGTTTGGCCGGTCTAACTATGAGTCTGACCGGCTGCGACATAAATTCCCAACCCAACTATGCCGGGGGTGACGGGTGGATGCCGCACCAGTACCAGGTTGCAGGAGAATGGCCTGCTCAGGTACGGGGGCGGGTGCCTATTACGCCGGATAACCCCTCCATCATCCGAGACGACCAAAAATGTATTCTCTGTGGGCAATGTTTGGAAGTCTGCAAAAATACTCAAACAATCTTTGGTCATTACGGGCTGCCATTGGTTAATGAGATTGTTTGTGTCAACTGCGGCCAGTGCACTCTGTGGTGTCCCACCGGGGCTATTGCTGAGCGGGATGATACCGAAAAAGTGCTGAAGGCCATTCGAGATCCGGGTAAAGTGGTGGTTGTACAGACAGCTCCGGCAACCAGAGTAGCTTTAGGAGAAGAGTTTGGTTTGGCTCCCGGTACTTGGGTAATGGGCCAGCAGGTGGCAGCTTTAAGACGTCTGGGCTTTGATGTTATATTTGACACAAACTTTACGGCTGATTTAACCATCATGGAAGAAGCCACTGAATTAATAAAACGGGTAAAAGGTGACCTGAAGAAACCGCTGCCCCAATTTACTTCTTGCTGTCCCGGGTGGATTAAGTTTTGTGAGTACTTCTATCCAGATTTACTACCGAATCTATCTTCCTGCAAATCACCTCAGCAGATGCTTGGTGCATTAACGAAAACTTACTTTGCCAAAGAAAAAGGAATTGATCCCCGGAAAATATTCTCAGTTTCCATTATGCCTTGTACAGCGAAGAAGTTCGAAGTGCAGCGGCCCGAGATGAACGACAGCGGGTATCAGGATGTGGATGTAGTGCTTACCACCAGGGAATTAGCCCGCCTGCTGAAGAAACAAAATATTGACTTGACCAAACTACCTGCAGAAGATTATGATCAGCTGATGGGCAAGAGCACCGGGGGCGCGATTATTTTCGGGGCTACCGGCGGTGTGATGGAGTCAGCCGTTAGAACAGCATATTTCTTTATTACACAAACCCCGCCACCGGCCGGGCTTTTCCGGTTAACACCGATACGTGGTCTTGAGGGAGTTAAGGAAGCTGCCGTAAATGTTCCCGGAGTAGGAGAAATAAGGGTAGCCGTTTGTCACGGTATGGGAAATGCACGGGAGATTCTTGAAGCTGTACGTAAGGGCAACGCACCGTGGCACTTTGTGGAGTTTATGTGCTGTCCCGGCGGATGCCAGAGTGGGGGAGGTCAGCCCCGTACTGCGGTACCTCCTTCTGATGCAGTGCGTATAAAGAGAATTGCTTCGCTATATAATGCCGACGCCGGAATGGTGCTGCGGGAAAGCCATGAGAATCCTGAAATTCTAACTATCTATCAGAGTTTTCTGAAGCACCCGATGAGTGAATTGGCCGAAAAGCTCTTACATACTGAGTATGTATCCCGGTCGAACTGCCTTAACCCATTAAAGCCCGCAAAAGCTATATAA